The following is a genomic window from Amycolatopsis sp. BJA-103.
CCAGGTCTTCGAGTACCTCCGTCAGCACCGCGGCCGCGTCGTCACCGGGCATCCCGGCGATCGCGAGGACCGCGCGCCGGCGGACCTCGACGTCCTCCGAACGCGTACCGGCCGCCAGACTCGCCACACCGTCACCGCCCGCCCGCGCGAGTGCCCACCGCAGGGCTCCGGCGACGTTCGGATCGGCTTCGGCGAGGACCGCCCCGGCCAGCAGTTCGGTGGGCACCGGCACGTCTTCGGCCGGAGCCAGGACGGTCTGCTGCCGTCGCGCCGCGTGGGGCGAGTTGAGCCCGCGCAGGAGCTCGACGATGCGCAAGACGCCTTCCCAGCCGAAGGGCGCCGAGGCGTCGACCGCACGGAGCCGATCGAGCAACTCCTGTTCCCGCGCCAGGCGTTCCTCGGTCCGCCGGATGAGGTCGCCGACCAGATCGGACGGCTCGAAGGCCGGATCCTCCAGGGCACGCCCGATCTGGCGCAGTGACAAGCCGAGGGACCGCAGGCTCTCCACGTGGAAGATCCGGCGGATGTCCTCGTCGGAATACTCGCGGTAGCCGCCGTAGGTGCGGCCCGTCGGCCGCACCAGCCCGAGGGTGTCGTAATGCCGCAGCATCCGGCTGCTCACCCCCGAGCGGCGCGCCACCTCACCGATCAGCATTCACGCTCCTCCTGCTCGTTCCGGTCCGAGCGCGACGATCCGTTTCGCCTCGTCGACGGACGGGTCGAAAGCGGCCTCCGGGTCACGCAGGAGCCGCTCCGTGGCGCGGGCGTGCGCACGCACCTCGGGGTCGGCACTCGCCAGGCCCGTCCGCAGGGCCGGCTCGATCTCGTCTCCGAGCGCGACGAGCGCCCTGCTGAGACTCAGCCGTACCGCCCGGTCACCGCGGCCGAGTTGTGTGGCCAGGTCCCCGGCCAGCTCCTTCCGCTCCCCGTCGGGGACGAGGACGACGGCGGCACGCCAGGCGCTTCGCGCGACCTCGTCGTCGGCGTCGTGCAGCAGCGACCGGGTGATCGCGGGCCACGCGGTGACGTCGCCGATCTTGGACAGCGTGTGCAACGCCTGGCTCCTGGCCTGGGTGACCTCGGAACCGAGCTCCGTCACGAGCGCGGGCACCGTGTTCTCCGTGGGCAAGCGGGTCAGCGCCCAGGTCAGCATGTCCCGCACGAAGAAGTCCGGCTCGATCGCGCACCGCGTCACCAGCGGCTCGACGAACCGGGCCTCCGGGTACGTCCCGGCCGCCAGGGCCGCCTGGAGCCGCGCCGACGAGCTCTCCGAGCTCAACGCGTCGAGCAGCCGCATGTCCGGCGAAGTCCTCTGTGTCGTGTCCATGGGGATCACCTCCTGCCCACAGTGAAGACCTTGTCACGATGTCAAGGTCAAGCACGGAGCCCGGACTTCTATCGGGTGAGGCGGCCGAGGCGCGGCCGTGCAGGGTGGTCGTGAGTGGCGATTCGGGTTCTAACGGACCCGTATTGCCTGCCCACTGGATCCTGATGTCATCTCGGTGGCTTGTAGCGCTTGTTCTGGATGCCGTTGTGGGCGAGTGGGGAGGATTTGAGACGTTCAACGTCCCAAATCCTCCCCACTCGGCTGCCGTCCGCGAGGTTGTGGGGTGGCACGGTCTTGATCGACGGAGGATCGGGGACGTTGAGTGTCCCCGATCCTCCGTTGATCAAGTACCAAGACCGGAGCGACCCCTCGAAAACCGCACATCTAGCCATCAATCGGACATTCAGCTGTCAGGTGATGTCCCTTGTGGACACTCGGGGAAGGCTGGCGCCCGCAGGCCAGTCCAGAACCATGCCGCGAAGGCCACCTCTCGACCTTGAGGCTGGCGAAGGGGTCCTTCACCACAGAGGCTGGTCACGCCACCTGTGCCTTTTCCCGCCGCAAACCACCGGCCGCTAGGGCTTCACGTCGCTTCGGGGGCGGTCGCGGGCAGCAGCTCCCGCAGCATGGCCAGCAGCTCCCGCCGGTCCCCGGCCCCGAGCTTCCCCCGGATCCGGGCCATGTGGTGTTCCACGGTCTTGCCCGAGATGAACAGCTTGCTCCCGGCCTGCTTGTAGGTCAGCCCGTCGACGACCAGCCGGGCGACCTCCAGTTCCCGTTCGCTCAGGGTGCTCAAACCGGTGGCCGCGACGGGCTCCGGAGCGCGGCCCTGGAACTGCCGGGCCGCTTCGAGCAACTGGACCATCGCCTTGCGGTCCGAAGTCCGGATCGCCGCCTGCCCGGCCAGCCGGGAGGCGTCCCAGCAGAGCCCGAGTTCGTGCAGTTCCGATGCCGCCGCGGTGATGACCTCGGGATCGAAGCTCCCGGTCAGGACCGCGAGCCAGCCGCTCGCGGCGGCGGCGAGTGCGGCCGGATAGCGGCCGCAGGGCGCGAAAGTGTTCAGCGCTGCCAGATGGTCTCCGGCCGAAGAATGATCCTCGACGGTGATGGCGGCGTGCAGTTCGTGCCAGCGCAGGGTGGCCGTCCACAATGGAGGGTTGCCGAGAGCGTCGAGGACGGTGTGCGCCCGTTCCAGGTGCCCGGCCAGTTTGGCGCTCGCGCCGCCCCGTGCGGCCGCGATCGTGAGTTCTCCCAGCGGCAGCAGCGAGTACAGGTCCGGCTGCTGGCGCATCGTCGCCTGGTAGGCGCGGTCCCAGGATCGTTGCATCCCGGGAAGGTCGCTCGACCGTCGCGCTAAGCCCAGTTGCAGGGTGGCGGCGAAGAGTTCGTCGCGGGCTTCGAGGCCGTCCGGTGGCATCAGGGCTTCGGCGGCCGTCTTGAGGTCGCCCGCGGTCATCGCGACCCAGCCGAGCAGCAGCCGGTGCCGTTTCGCGAGCAGGTCGCCGCCGATCCGCCCGGTCACCGCGCGGCTCAGCACCGATTCGGCCAGCGCGAGTTCGCCGGAATGCAGTCCCACCAACGCCGCGAGGGCCGCCGGGCTGTCCGGGAGCGGTGCCGGCGCCCCGGCCGATTCCAGCATCGACGCCGCGCCGAGCAGGGCCGACAGGGTTTCGGCGCCGCAGCCCGATACCGAGCCGGTGATCGCGCGCGCCGTCCGTGAGGCGGCGTTCGCGAACAGGGTCGGGACTTCGGGGGTCTCCAGGACACCCTGGGCGGCTTCGAGTTTTCCGGTGCCCAGCAAGGCGATCGCAGCGAACGCCTTCGATCCGGCCCGGCCGGACCATTGGTACAGCTCGGCGCTGTGCGCCAGTTCGCCGCGATGCGCCAGCACGGTCGCGGCCACTTCGGCGCCCGCGGCCCTGGCGTCGGTGTCCGAAGTGCCGCCGAGCATGCCGTCGCCGAGGCGGAGTGCGGTGTCGAGGTCTCCGGCCAGCGCCGCGGCGTGCGCCCAGCCGACGGTGAGCGCCGCGCCGCGCCCACCGGCCTCGGACGCCGCTTCGTAGAACCGCGCCGCGAGTTTCGTGTCGTCGGGCATCGCCTCACGCGCGGCCGCCTCGAAGGCCGCCGCCGCGCTCGCGCCCGAACTTCCCGTTCCCAGCAGGGAACGAGCGAGGTCCAGCACCGGAAGTCCGTCGCGCAGCTGGAGTTCCACCAGCCGTTGCAGCACCGTCAGCCGTCGTCCCGGTGACCCCCAGGCGCGGACGGCTTCCGCGGCGATCGGCAGCAGGACGTCGTCCTCGCCGAGGAGCCCGGTCGCCCTGGCGTCGTCGAAGACCTCCGGCAGGCCTTCGCGATCGCGGTTGAGCAGTGCCGCCAGGAGATCGAGATTCCGGCCCGCGCCTGCCTCGGCCGCGATCAGGTAGCGGTGCACGTCCTCGTCCAGCTGCTCGAGCTCGCCGCGGAAGTCCGCGAGCCCGCCGGTGACCGCGCGGAGCACGAGCCCCGGCACACCACCGGTTCTGACGTGGACTTCTCCGGCCGTGGCCCCGTCGCCACCGGCGTACTCGACGAGCCGCCGGACGTCGTCGACGCCGAACGCGCCCAAGGACACGGATCTGCCGAAGGAATCCGCGAGCGCGCGCAGCGCCTTGGTCCGCCCCGTCGTTCTGCAGGCGAGTACGACGGGCACGGCCGTTTCCTCCGCCCGCGCCTTGATCTTCGCGATCTCGTCTTCGCCGAGCTGGTCGGCGTCGTCGACCAGCAAGGCCTCGACACCGGCACTCGCGTAGTGGCGTCCGAGCAGGCCGAGCAGATGGGTCTTCCCGTGCCCACCGGGGGCGACGACGGTGAGCCGCACCGGGAGTTCCGGGGCGGCGGTCACCTCGTCGAGCAGACGCCGGGCACCCGGATGGATGATGCCGGGCTTGTCGAGCAGTGCGTTCAACAGCGACCTTCGGGGGAAGCGGCTGGGAAGGGAGAAGGGGAATCAGCCGGGTTGGGGGGATTGGACACGGTGGTGGCGCCGGGGGTGGGCGGCGCGCACGAGGTCGGCGTGGTGGGAGGGGCTTCGGGACCCTTGTCCGCGGTGGCTTCTCGGGTGGTCAAGGTGAGCAGCAGGGCGGTCGCGGCCAGCACCGCGACCGCGGTCCCGGCGACGAGGGGCTTGCGACGGCTGAGCAGTTTCGCCGCCCCGGTGCGTTCTGGCAAGGGGAACGGGGTGATGTCCACCGGCGGCCGTTCGGGCCGCTCGGTGAGCTCCGGAGTGTCGTCGACGCGGGGGAGCAGGGTGGTTTCCACGGTCGCCACGGCATTCGCGGGTTGCGGAACGTCACGTCGCGCGGCGATGTTGGCCGCGCCGGTCGCCACCGTCAGCACCGGATCACTCGAGGCGAAGACGGGGCACGGCGTCCGGCCGGGAACCGGCGGGGCCTCGCCGCAGAGCACGATGCCCGCCAGCGCCTGCGGCTGGATCCCGGCGCCGTGCGCGAGTTCGAAGACCTTGCCGATGGCCTCGCCGGGGTCGACGCCTTCCACCGTCTTGACCGGCAGCCAGCCGTTGATCCCGGCGGTGGCGATCGTGACCACCGCGCCGTCCGGGCCGAATTCGCAGACACCGGCGGTTACTTCGCCTTGCGGGGCAAGGTACGTGTGCAGCGCGGCGACGGGGGCCGGTACCAGCATGGCGCGGGGGAAGCCTGCTTCGGCCAGTGCCCGGCGCAGCAGGTCACGGCGGAACGAACCCCAGCCGACGGGGTGCGTGAGCACGATGTCCCGCGGTTTCTCGCCGAACCGCTCGGCCGCCTGATCCACCGCGGCGTCCACGAGGACGGCGCTGAGGGATTCGGCCGGAAACCGTTCACCGCCGACGATCACGGGGACGTCGTCACCGATCCGCTCGTGGAACCCGGTCAGCAGCCGGGCGGGCGCGGACCGGCCCGCTTCGACGGCGGCGTCCCCGGTGAGCAGGTAGCCGTCGTCGTCGAGGAACACCGCGGACGCCGCCGACGGGCCGCGCGCGCCGAGCCACGACGGCTCCGGCACGCCCCAGCCGTCGCCCTGGTTCACGCAGGTGGCGGCGGTGGTGCGGGTCGAGGCGATATCGATGCCGAGGACGTAGGGCAACGAGCATCCTCCTTCGCTTGACCAGCCCCTAAGGACCTAATAGGGCCACTCACCCGAACGGCTTGACCCATCCGGGTGAGGGTTGGCATTAAACCCAACCGGATGCGTCTCGGTTAAGCCCCTAACGCCCTAACGATGTCATACCGATCCCCTATTGGCTGAGTGGGCGACGACCAGGAGTGATCCCCGATGTGCTGAGAGGTACCGGCTCACTAACTTCGGTGACCTGCGCTCAGCCGTGCCCTCCGGCCGCTGCGCCAGCCCCACCGACTAGACCACCAGGAGAGTCCTTCCATGGGTTCCGTCCAGACCCTGCACGACTTCACGCTGAACCTGCTGAACGACACCGCCGCCCGCGCGGCCTTCGCCAACGACCCGCAGCAGGTCCTCGCCGACGCCGGCCTCGGTGACATCAACGCCGCCGACGTGCACGAGGTCGTCCCGCTGGTGCTCGACTTCGTCCCGGTCGACACCGTCACCGACGTCACCGGAACCGCCGCCGCGACCGCCGACAACCTGGCGGGCTTCGGCGGCGTCGCGAACGTCGTCAACGGCACCGACGGCGAGTGCGCCGACGGTGTCCAGGGCGCGATCGACCAGCTCACCGCGCTGACCGCCGGCCTGCCGGTCGCCGTCCCGGGTGCCGGCGAACTGCCGAGCCTCCCGAGCCTGCCCGACGCCGGTCTCCCGGGTCTGCCGGAGCTGGGCGGCCTGCCCGCGGTCCCGGCCGTGCCCGCCGTGGGCGACCTGCCCGTCGACCTCCCGGGCCTGCCCGCCGTCCCGGCCGTCTCCGACGTGACCGACGTGTCGAACGCCGCCGCCGGCGTGACCGCCCTCGCGCAGAACACCATCGGCAGCTTCGGCCTGACCGGTGACCTTTCGGAGCTCGACGCCGTCTCCGCGGGCCAGGCCGGTGGCCTCGCCAACGGTGCCGTCGACACCGCGACCGACCTGGTCCACGACGTCCCGGTCGTGGACGCGGTTCCGGCCGTCGACTCGGTCCCGGCCGTCGGTGACCTGAACAGCGACCTGCCCCGCGTCGACGGTGTCGCGGGCGGTGCCCCGGACTTCCTGTCGACCGTGGGTGACCTGACCAGCGTCATCGGCCAGGTCGGTGTCGCGGACGTCACCACCAAGGTGCACGACATCGCGGGCAAGGCGCACGACATCGGCAACGGCAACATCGCGAACGACGTGACCGACAACGTCGCGACCGACGTCACCGACAACGTCGTGAACGACGTCGCGAACCACGCGGGCGTCAACGACGTGCACGACGTCGTCTCCGGGGTGGCCAACAACATCGGCCACGTGGGCGACATCAACCTCGGTGCCGGCGACATCGCCTCGCACAACGACATCCACATCGGCTGAGCTGAATATCTTTCATCTCTTACCGTGTGCTCGGGCCCCGCGATCGCACCTGGTCGCGGGGCCCTCGCGGCATGTTGGCCCATGCCACATTGATTCCGTGCTTGGTTAAGGGAACACTGCATCCCCGTGACAGCCCCCGCCTGGCTCGACGTGCTCAACGAGACCTTGGACGCCTGTGCCGCCCACGGCCGCGCCGACCTGGCCGAACGCCTGCGGCGGAGACGGGACCAGCGGGTTCCGGGCACCCGGATCGCGGTGGTCGGCTTTCCCAAGCAGGGCAAGGGATACCTGCTCAACGCGCTGCTGAACGCCCCGGTCTGCGCGGTCGGGGACGCGAGCACCCCCGCCGTCCCCACCGAGATCGGGTACGCCCCCGACGCGGCCGCCACCCTGGTCGGGCACGCCAGGGAAAGCGTGCCGGTGGCCGAGCTCGCCAAGGAACTCGAGATTCGGCCGCCCGGTTCCCTGCGCCGGGTCGAGGTCGGCCTGCCGCGTGAACTGCTCGGCACGGGTCTGGTGCTGGTGGACACCCCGGCGATAGGGGATCCGCGCTCGCCGCGCACGGCGGCCACCCTCGACGTCCTCGCCGACGCGCACGCGGTGATCCTCGTCTCCGACGCGACGCAGGAACTCCAGCCCGCCGAACTCGCGCTGGCCCGGCACATCCGGACCTGGTGCCCGGCGCTGGTGCTGGCGCTGACCAAGATCGACGTCAGCCCGGACTGGCGTGAACTCGCCGCCCGCAACCGCACCGCGCTTTCCGAGACCGGCGTCGTCGCCGATGTGTTCCCCGTGTCCGCGACGGTGCGCCAAGCCGCCGCGAAGGCCGGTGACGCCGGCCTCAACGGAAGGTCCGGTTTCCCGGAACTCCTGAACTGGGTGGGGGAACAGGCCTCGCGCCCGATCGAACGCACCCGGGCGCTCGCCGCCGCGGTGAGCGTCCGCGCGGCGGCGGTCGAGCTGGTCGAGACCCTGCAGACGCGACTCAACGCCGTCTCACAGGACAACGGAGTCGACCAGGTCACCCTGCTGCACCAGGCACAACGGCGCACCGAGGAACTGCGGCGGCAGAACGTCCGCTGGCAGAACCTGCTGTCGGACGAGATCACCGATCTGGTGTCCGACGCCGAATACGACCTGCGCGAGCGGACCCGGCAGATCGTGCGGCATATCGACCGCACCTTCGACGAAGGCGACCCGGTGCAGATCTGGCCGGATTTCCAGACCTGGCTGGAAGAGAACCTCGCCGAGGCCGTCGAAACGAACTACAACTGGGTGTCCGACCGGTCGACGTGGATCGCGCACGCGGTCGCCACGAGTTTCGGGCCGCGCTACGGCCAGGCACCGGAACTGCCGCTGACCGGATCCGGAGTGGACTCGATCCCCGAGGTCGGCGCCCCCAAGATCGAGCGGTTCAAGATCGGGCAGAAACTCTTCACCGGCTTGCGCGGTTCCTACGGCGGCGTGCTGATGTTCGGCCTGGTCACGAGTCTCGCCGGGCTGCCGCTGATCAACCCGGTGTCCCTCGGCGCCGGTGTCGCGTTCGCCACGAAGAGCGTGCGCGACGAAGGCGGGATGCGGTTGCAGCGGCGGCAAGCGCTGGCGAAAGCCGCGGCGCAGCGCCACGTCGATGACGTGTTCATCCGGTTCAGCAAGGAGATCAAGGACGAGATCCGCCAGGTCCAGCGGCGGCTGCGCGACCATTTCGCCGCGCTGTCGGACGACCTCGCGGAAGAGCTGACCCGCCAACGGGAACTGATCATCGCCGGATCCGCCGAACGGGACCGGCGCACCCAGCGGGTCAAGAAGGAGATCGACCGGCTCGCCGCCCTGCACCGGAAGGCGGGCGCGCTCGGCAGCGGCGCGGCGCCGCGCCGGGAGCTCTCGGCGTGACCGCTCTCGATGTCCGTGAACTGGTGACTGAGGCCGCGGCGCTCTACCGGGACCGCCCGCACGCGGTGGCGATGCTGCACGAATGCCTGGAGAGACTGGAAGAACCGCTGCGCGTCGGCTTCGTCGGCACGCCGGGGACCGGTAAGTCCACCTTGGTCTCCGCGCTGTCGGAATGGCCGACGCGGGCCCTGCGTGACCTCGACCTGTTCGACACCCCGGCGCTCGCCGAACACGTCGACGCGACGGTGCGCCTGGTGCGCCACCTCGAACCCGACGAACTCGCCGGTGCCCGGCCGGTGGGCGGTTCGGCGTTCGCGCGGCAGAGCGCGGTGAACTCGGTGCTGGTGCTCGGCAGGGCCGACGAGGTCGGCGCGGGCCGGATCGACGCGCTGCTCACCGCGAAACAGCTGGCGCGGCGGGCTTGGCGCGAGGATCCGAACTGCGCGGGGTTCCAGGGAGTCATCGCCGTCGCCGGGCAACTGGGCTACGCGGGGCGTGCGTTGCGGGACGACGAGTTCGCGGTGCTGCGCGCGCTGGCGACGGTCTCCCGTCAAGAACTGGAACGGTATCTCCTGTCCGTGGATTCCTTTGTGGACGATCCGTTCCCGGTGGGGGTCCCGCCGGAGTCGAGGAAACACCTGGTTTCGCGGTTCGGGCTCTACGGCGTCCGGCTCGCGATCACCCTGATCCGCACGGGCTGCGAGAGCAGGCTGAAGCTTTCGGCGGAACTCGTGCACCGCAGTGGTCTCGGCGACCTGCGGGACGCGCTCGCGGGATGCTTCGTCGCCAGGGCCGAAGCGTTGAAGGCCCGCACGGCGGTGCTGCGGCTGGAAGGCCTGCTCGCCGCCGAACCGATCCCGCACGGCGACCGGCTGGCCGCACGCGTGGAGCGTTTCGCCGCGGCCGCGCACGACTTCCGGGAACTGCGGCTCATCGCCGACATCCGCGGCGGCCGCACGGCGTTGTCCGGGGAAGTCGCGGAGGAGGCCGCCCGGCTGCTCGGCGCGCAGGGCCTCGCGCCCACCGAACGGCTCGGCCTCGAACCCGGCGCGGACCCGGCCGAGATCCACGCGGGCGCCGAAAGCGCGCTCGCCGGATGGCGGCACGAGGCGGAACGGGCCGACGCCGCGCACGCCGAACGGGCCGCGGCGCGCGTGATCGTCCGCTCGGTGGAAGGACTGCTCAGCCTCTTCGTGGCCTGAAGGGGCCTTTCCCCGCATGGGATGAGGGCAAAGCGCCCTTCGCCGCATGTGACGAGGGGAAAGGCCCCTTCAGCTCCGGGGCTGGTCCCGCGTCAGGCGTTGCCGAGCACCCGGGTCACGGTGATCTCGATGACCACGCGCTCCGGGTTCGGCTTGGGCTCCCGATAGCGCGCGGCGTAACGGTTTTCGGCGTCGCGCACCGACTCCGGATCCTCGCGCAGCACCGCCCGTCCCTCCAAAGTGGACCACCGAGGGCCGTCGATCTGGCAGGCGGCGACCGGAATGCCCTTTTCGTCCGCTTCCTTGATCATCCGGGCCTTCTTGGACGAGCGGAACGTGATCACGCGAGCGATCCCGGTCTCGAAGTCCACCGTGACCCCGACGGCGACGACGTGCGGGGTCCCGTCGGGGCGGACGGTGGTCAGGGTGGCGAGATGCCGTTCGGTCCAGAATTCCCGGAAGGTCTCGCCGCGCGCGCTCAGGTCGATCGTCATGTGCTCACGCTAGGCCACCGTTCACTTAAGCGTCATTTGAGGTAATAGTAAGGAAACTTTCTTAACTCTCTTGTTTTTGGCCGACCCGGATGTCACCCTCGAAAAGCGCCGCCGCCACCAACGACGTTTCCGGAGGAGCCATGAGAAAGACCGTTCGGACAGTGCTGGCCGCGGCCGCGCTGACCGCCGGGCTGGTCGCCACGACCGCCCCCGCCACCGCGGCCACCGCTCAAGGAACCCCTTACCTGCCAGGCGTTCTCCGCCCGTCGGTGTCCCAGGCGACGCAGGACGCGGCACTCGCCAAGTACTACGACTTCTGGAAGAAGAACTTCCTCACCACCAAGTGCGGGACGGGCACCTACGCGGTCAAGGCGCCGGACGCCGACCACGCCTTCGTCGCCGAGGGTCAGGGCTACGGGATGACCATCGCGGCCATGATGGGCGACAAGGACTCGCAGGCCCGCACCGTCTTCGACGGCATCCTGAAGTTCGTGAAGGCGCACCCCTCGTCGATCGACAAGGACCTCCACGCCGCCGAGCAGGACGCGAACTGCAAGAGCGTCAACGGTACCGACTCGGCGACCGACGGCGACCTCGAAATCGCCTACGGCCTGCTCATCGCCGACAAGGTCTGGGGCAGCGGCGGTTCGGTGAACTACAAGGCCGAGGCGCTGCGGATCATCAAGGCGATCAAGCGCAGCGAGGTGCACCCCACCACCAAGTTCATGCGGCTGGCCGACTGGGCGGACAGCGGCAAGTACATCAACAGCTCGCGTTCTTCCGACTGGATGCCGGGCCACCTCCGCGC
Proteins encoded in this region:
- a CDS encoding MerR family transcriptional regulator → MLIGEVARRSGVSSRMLRHYDTLGLVRPTGRTYGGYREYSDEDIRRIFHVESLRSLGLSLRQIGRALEDPAFEPSDLVGDLIRRTEERLAREQELLDRLRAVDASAPFGWEGVLRIVELLRGLNSPHAARRQQTVLAPAEDVPVPTELLAGAVLAEADPNVAGALRWALARAGGDGVASLAAGTRSEDVEVRRRAVLAIAGMPGDDAAAVLTEVLEDLDTAVRGRAALALGSRGETVAVPALVRMVAEGTTDVEAAEVLGTLARDAGCADRIMSALTAELAAPTADPATRIRLTQALVEMPPEPALGVLRTLAGDDDRTVALLASALAGVLEPRAHPFRG
- a CDS encoding HEAT repeat domain-containing protein; the encoded protein is MDTTQRTSPDMRLLDALSSESSSARLQAALAAGTYPEARFVEPLVTRCAIEPDFFVRDMLTWALTRLPTENTVPALVTELGSEVTQARSQALHTLSKIGDVTAWPAITRSLLHDADDEVARSAWRAAVVLVPDGERKELAGDLATQLGRGDRAVRLSLSRALVALGDEIEPALRTGLASADPEVRAHARATERLLRDPEAAFDPSVDEAKRIVALGPERAGGA
- a CDS encoding helix-turn-helix transcriptional regulator; protein product: MNALLDKPGIIHPGARRLLDEVTAAPELPVRLTVVAPGGHGKTHLLGLLGRHYASAGVEALLVDDADQLGEDEIAKIKARAEETAVPVVLACRTTGRTKALRALADSFGRSVSLGAFGVDDVRRLVEYAGGDGATAGEVHVRTGGVPGLVLRAVTGGLADFRGELEQLDEDVHRYLIAAEAGAGRNLDLLAALLNRDREGLPEVFDDARATGLLGEDDVLLPIAAEAVRAWGSPGRRLTVLQRLVELQLRDGLPVLDLARSLLGTGSSGASAAAAFEAAAREAMPDDTKLAARFYEAASEAGGRGAALTVGWAHAAALAGDLDTALRLGDGMLGGTSDTDARAAGAEVAATVLAHRGELAHSAELYQWSGRAGSKAFAAIALLGTGKLEAAQGVLETPEVPTLFANAASRTARAITGSVSGCGAETLSALLGAASMLESAGAPAPLPDSPAALAALVGLHSGELALAESVLSRAVTGRIGGDLLAKRHRLLLGWVAMTAGDLKTAAEALMPPDGLEARDELFAATLQLGLARRSSDLPGMQRSWDRAYQATMRQQPDLYSLLPLGELTIAAARGGASAKLAGHLERAHTVLDALGNPPLWTATLRWHELHAAITVEDHSSAGDHLAALNTFAPCGRYPAALAAAASGWLAVLTGSFDPEVITAAASELHELGLCWDASRLAGQAAIRTSDRKAMVQLLEAARQFQGRAPEPVAATGLSTLSERELEVARLVVDGLTYKQAGSKLFISGKTVEHHMARIRGKLGAGDRRELLAMLRELLPATAPEAT
- a CDS encoding molecular chaperone DnaK, with the translated sequence MPYVLGIDIASTRTTAATCVNQGDGWGVPEPSWLGARGPSAASAVFLDDDGYLLTGDAAVEAGRSAPARLLTGFHERIGDDVPVIVGGERFPAESLSAVLVDAAVDQAAERFGEKPRDIVLTHPVGWGSFRRDLLRRALAEAGFPRAMLVPAPVAALHTYLAPQGEVTAGVCEFGPDGAVVTIATAGINGWLPVKTVEGVDPGEAIGKVFELAHGAGIQPQALAGIVLCGEAPPVPGRTPCPVFASSDPVLTVATGAANIAARRDVPQPANAVATVETTLLPRVDDTPELTERPERPPVDITPFPLPERTGAAKLLSRRKPLVAGTAVAVLAATALLLTLTTREATADKGPEAPPTTPTSCAPPTPGATTVSNPPNPADSPSPFPAASPEGRC
- a CDS encoding IniB N-terminal domain-containing protein — translated: MGSVQTLHDFTLNLLNDTAARAAFANDPQQVLADAGLGDINAADVHEVVPLVLDFVPVDTVTDVTGTAAATADNLAGFGGVANVVNGTDGECADGVQGAIDQLTALTAGLPVAVPGAGELPSLPSLPDAGLPGLPELGGLPAVPAVPAVGDLPVDLPGLPAVPAVSDVTDVSNAAAGVTALAQNTIGSFGLTGDLSELDAVSAGQAGGLANGAVDTATDLVHDVPVVDAVPAVDSVPAVGDLNSDLPRVDGVAGGAPDFLSTVGDLTSVIGQVGVADVTTKVHDIAGKAHDIGNGNIANDVTDNVATDVTDNVVNDVANHAGVNDVHDVVSGVANNIGHVGDINLGAGDIASHNDIHIG
- a CDS encoding dynamin family protein; the protein is MTAPAWLDVLNETLDACAAHGRADLAERLRRRRDQRVPGTRIAVVGFPKQGKGYLLNALLNAPVCAVGDASTPAVPTEIGYAPDAAATLVGHARESVPVAELAKELEIRPPGSLRRVEVGLPRELLGTGLVLVDTPAIGDPRSPRTAATLDVLADAHAVILVSDATQELQPAELALARHIRTWCPALVLALTKIDVSPDWRELAARNRTALSETGVVADVFPVSATVRQAAAKAGDAGLNGRSGFPELLNWVGEQASRPIERTRALAAAVSVRAAAVELVETLQTRLNAVSQDNGVDQVTLLHQAQRRTEELRRQNVRWQNLLSDEITDLVSDAEYDLRERTRQIVRHIDRTFDEGDPVQIWPDFQTWLEENLAEAVETNYNWVSDRSTWIAHAVATSFGPRYGQAPELPLTGSGVDSIPEVGAPKIERFKIGQKLFTGLRGSYGGVLMFGLVTSLAGLPLINPVSLGAGVAFATKSVRDEGGMRLQRRQALAKAAAQRHVDDVFIRFSKEIKDEIRQVQRRLRDHFAALSDDLAEELTRQRELIIAGSAERDRRTQRVKKEIDRLAALHRKAGALGSGAAPRRELSA
- a CDS encoding GTPase, translating into MTALDVRELVTEAAALYRDRPHAVAMLHECLERLEEPLRVGFVGTPGTGKSTLVSALSEWPTRALRDLDLFDTPALAEHVDATVRLVRHLEPDELAGARPVGGSAFARQSAVNSVLVLGRADEVGAGRIDALLTAKQLARRAWREDPNCAGFQGVIAVAGQLGYAGRALRDDEFAVLRALATVSRQELERYLLSVDSFVDDPFPVGVPPESRKHLVSRFGLYGVRLAITLIRTGCESRLKLSAELVHRSGLGDLRDALAGCFVARAEALKARTAVLRLEGLLAAEPIPHGDRLAARVERFAAAAHDFRELRLIADIRGGRTALSGEVAEEAARLLGAQGLAPTERLGLEPGADPAEIHAGAESALAGWRHEAERADAAHAERAAARVIVRSVEGLLSLFVA
- a CDS encoding TIGR03618 family F420-dependent PPOX class oxidoreductase, whose product is MTIDLSARGETFREFWTERHLATLTTVRPDGTPHVVAVGVTVDFETGIARVITFRSSKKARMIKEADEKGIPVAACQIDGPRWSTLEGRAVLREDPESVRDAENRYAARYREPKPNPERVVIEITVTRVLGNA
- a CDS encoding glycosyl hydrolase family 8, giving the protein MRKTVRTVLAAAALTAGLVATTAPATAATAQGTPYLPGVLRPSVSQATQDAALAKYYDFWKKNFLTTKCGTGTYAVKAPDADHAFVAEGQGYGMTIAAMMGDKDSQARTVFDGILKFVKAHPSSIDKDLHAAEQDANCKSVNGTDSATDGDLEIAYGLLIADKVWGSGGSVNYKAEALRIIKAIKRSEVHPTTKFMRLADWADSGKYINSSRSSDWMPGHLRAFEKATGDSFWGQVRTRQEQAVTQLQQQYAPKTGLIPDFVVNTNSTPKPAPFDFLEGKDDKYSYNACRDPWRLGVDGVTVSGSPAQGQVRKMNTWIQQTTGGDPAKITTGYTLSGAKISGETGQHPCFTASFAIAAMNDPGSQAWLDKLWTRVTTWTPNATDYYGTGITVQVLLILSGNYIAV